From the Cyanobium sp. M30B3 genome, the window CCACTGGAACGTGACCGGGCCGATGTTCAACACGCTGCACCTGATGTTCATGGAGCAGTACACCGAGCTCTGGACCGCCCTCGACGAGATCGCCGAACGCATCCGCGCCCTGGGCCACATCGCCCCCTTCGGCGGCGCCACCTACAGCGGTCTCTGCTCCATCCCCGAAAGCGAGGGCGTGCCCGCCGCCCTGGCCATGGTGCGCGAACTGGTGGAGGGCCATGAGGCCGTGGCCCGCACCATCCGCAGCGTGTTCGCCGTGGCCGATGCAGCCGGCGACCAGCCCACCGCCGACCTGCTCACCCAGCGGCTGCAGATCCACGAGAAGACCGCCTGGATGCTGCGCAGCTTGCTGGAGGGCTGAGCTGCTGCCGTTGGCGGCTGGCTCTGGCGTCGGCCGGGCGAAGCCGCTGCGCGGCTAACGCCGGCCTCTCACCAGAGCCAGCCGCCAACGGGGCCAGGGGCTCAGGCAAGTGCGGGGGGTTGCCTGCACGCCTGCCCCCCGCCCTGGCGCGGCTGCGGCCGGCCGGCATTGCCCGCAACGCGGGCGTGGCCGGCCGACCGCAGCCGCGCCAAGGGCCTGGGGCCACTCGGTACATTGAGGGGTCAGCCACCGGGGTATGAGCAAGTTCGTCTTCGTCACCGGCGGTGTGGTGTCGAGCATCGGCAAGGGAATCGTGGCCGCCAGCCTGGGCCGGCTGCTCAAGAGCCGCGGCTACAGCGTCTCGATCCTCAAGCTCGACCCTTACCTCAATGTGGATCCGGGCACGATGAGCCCGTACCAGCACGGCGAGGTGTTCGTCACCGAGGACGGCGCCGAGACCGACCTCGACCTGGGTCACTACGAGCGCTTCACCGACACGGCGATGTCGCGCCTCAACAGCGTGACCACCGGCTCGATCTACCAGGCGGTGATCAACAAGGAACGCCGCGGCGACTACAACGGCGGCACCGTGCAGGTGATCCCCCACATCACCGGCGAGATCCGCGAGCGCATCCACCGGGTGGCGGCCAACTCCAGCGCCGACGTGGTGATCGGTGAGATCGGCGGCACGGTGGGCGACATCGAGTCGCTGCCGTTTCTGGAGGCCATCCGCGAATTCCGCGGCGATGTGGGCCGCCACGACATCGCCTACGTGCACGTGACCCTGCTGCCCTACATCGGCACCTCCGGCGAACTCAAGACCAAACCCACCCAGCACTCGGTGAAGGAGCTGCGCTCGATCGGCATCCAGCCCGACGTGCTGGTGTGCCGCAGCGACCGCACCATCTCCGAGGACCTCAAGCGCAAGATCGGCGGCTTCTGCGGCGTGCGCGCCGGTGCGGTGATCCAGGCCCTCGACGCCGACAGCATCTACGCGGTGCCCCTGGCCATGGAACAGGAAGGGCTCTGCCGCGAGGTGCTCGATGTGCTCAGGCTCGAAGATCGCGCCAGTGACATGGTCGGCTGGGCGGAACTGGTGACCAAGCTGCGCAACCCCGGTCCGGCCGTGAAGGTGGCGCTGGTGGGCAAGTATGTGCAGCTCAACGATGCCTACCTCTCGGTGGTGGAGGCCCTGCGCCATGCCTGCCTGGCCCAGGACGCCTCGCTGGATCTGCACTGGATCTGCGCCGAACAGATCGAACAGCAGGGAGCCGCCGCCCTGTTGGCCGGCATGGATGCGGTGGTGGTGCCGGGCGGCTTCGGCAACCGGGGCGTGGACGGCAAGGTGGCCGCGATCCGCTGGGCGCGGGAGCAGCGGGTGCCGTTCCTGGGCCTGTGCCTGGGCATGCAGTGCGCCGTGATCGAGTGGGCCCGCAACCAGGCGGGCCTGGGCGACGCCACCAGCGCCGAACTCGACCCCGACACCGCCCACCCGGTGATCCACCTGCTTCCGGAGCAGCAGGATGTGGTGGACCTGGGCGGCACCATGCGCCTGGGCGTCTACCCCTGCCGCCTGGCATCCGGCACCCTGGGCCAACGCCTCTACGGCGAGGAGGTGGTGTACGAGCGGCACCGTCACCGCTATGAGTTCAACAACGCCTACCGCACCAAGTTTCTGGAGGCGGGGTACGCGATCAGTGGCACCTCACCGGATGGTCGCCTGGTGGAGCTCGTGGAGCTCAGGAACCATCCCTTCTTCGCCGCCTGTCAATACCACCCTGAGTTTCTCTCCCGTCCCGGCAAGCCCCACCCCCTGTTCAGGGGACTGATCGAAGCTGCCCAGGAACGCGCTGGCGTGAACTGAGCGCCCGCGCCTGCTGTCCTGACAACCACCGCCCGCACGCTTAAGCTCCGCACGCTTAACCAACCAGCTCCGCATCAGCTCCGTTTGGGCATCAGATGCTCCTGAGCATCAGATCCGCTTGAGCGAATCGGTCTTGCTCTTGAACTCGCCCAGCAGCAACTGCAGGTAGGTGACCTTGCGCAGCTTGATGTTGGCCGTCAGCGACATGCCCACCTGGAGGGGCAGGATCTGGCCACCCTTGAGGCGGAACTGCTGGGAATTCAACGCAACCCTGGCGGGAAAGCGATAGGTGGGATGGCGCTCATCGGGTGGCAGGGCATCGGAGCCGATCGACTCCAGTGTGCCTTCGAGAACACCGAAATCGGTGGCGGGGAAGGAGTCGATGCTGATCTCCACAGGCTTGCCCACCTGTACAAAGCCGATGTCGCTGCTTTCAATCTCCACCCGGGCCTGCAGATCACGGAACGGCACGATCTTCATCACCGGCTCACTGCCCTGGGCCACAAAACCGGGGCCGGTGGGTTTGAGATCAAACACCAGGCCATCCACCGGTGAGCGCACATCCTGGTAGCGGATGTTGATGCTCAGTTCGGTGAGTTTGCTGCGCAGATCAGCCAGCTCACCATCGAGCTGGGCCTTGGACTGGCGCAGGATGGCCTCCTGCCGCTTGCGATCCTGGGCCAGCTTTTCCAGCTCCCCCCTCACCTCCTGCACCTTGTTGCGCTGCTGCAGATACTGCAGCTCCTGCACGGCGCCTTCCTTCTGCAGTTGTTCGAGGCGATCCAGGATGTTCAGCTCCAGTTCGAGGTTGCGCCGGAGAGTCCTCTGTTCGGTGTCGTTGAGATTGAAATAGCGCTGCATC encodes:
- a CDS encoding DNA starvation/stationary phase protection protein, with the protein product MAAKATASATASATAAPPAAPPIDIGIPSEQRAAIAEGLGRVLADSTVLYAKTHGFHWNVTGPMFNTLHLMFMEQYTELWTALDEIAERIRALGHIAPFGGATYSGLCSIPESEGVPAALAMVRELVEGHEAVARTIRSVFAVADAAGDQPTADLLTQRLQIHEKTAWMLRSLLEG
- a CDS encoding CTP synthase codes for the protein MSKFVFVTGGVVSSIGKGIVAASLGRLLKSRGYSVSILKLDPYLNVDPGTMSPYQHGEVFVTEDGAETDLDLGHYERFTDTAMSRLNSVTTGSIYQAVINKERRGDYNGGTVQVIPHITGEIRERIHRVAANSSADVVIGEIGGTVGDIESLPFLEAIREFRGDVGRHDIAYVHVTLLPYIGTSGELKTKPTQHSVKELRSIGIQPDVLVCRSDRTISEDLKRKIGGFCGVRAGAVIQALDADSIYAVPLAMEQEGLCREVLDVLRLEDRASDMVGWAELVTKLRNPGPAVKVALVGKYVQLNDAYLSVVEALRHACLAQDASLDLHWICAEQIEQQGAAALLAGMDAVVVPGGFGNRGVDGKVAAIRWAREQRVPFLGLCLGMQCAVIEWARNQAGLGDATSAELDPDTAHPVIHLLPEQQDVVDLGGTMRLGVYPCRLASGTLGQRLYGEEVVYERHRHRYEFNNAYRTKFLEAGYAISGTSPDGRLVELVELRNHPFFAACQYHPEFLSRPGKPHPLFRGLIEAAQERAGVN
- a CDS encoding HlyD family efflux transporter periplasmic adaptor subunit encodes the protein MTRITPPPGPKAKGPSSSSLLRAAQNAIERRVTSSQGGMALQQSRVLARTITWVLVGTAAAGVAWLALARTDEVVVAPGKLQPIGDVKTVQMPVGGVLEEMLVKEGQRVSQGEVLLRLDNEATLDRRKATLDTIRSKEEQLQLKQLEMQRYFNLNDTEQRTLRRNLELELNILDRLEQLQKEGAVQELQYLQQRNKVQEVRGELEKLAQDRKRQEAILRQSKAQLDGELADLRSKLTELSINIRYQDVRSPVDGLVFDLKPTGPGFVAQGSEPVMKIVPFRDLQARVEIESSDIGFVQVGKPVEISIDSFPATDFGVLEGTLESIGSDALPPDERHPTYRFPARVALNSQQFRLKGGQILPLQVGMSLTANIKLRKVTYLQLLLGEFKSKTDSLKRI